Proteins from a single region of Ammospiza nelsoni isolate bAmmNel1 chromosome 28, bAmmNel1.pri, whole genome shotgun sequence:
- the LOC132084821 gene encoding LOW QUALITY PROTEIN: uncharacterized protein LOC132084821 (The sequence of the model RefSeq protein was modified relative to this genomic sequence to represent the inferred CDS: inserted 1 base in 1 codon; substituted 1 base at 1 genomic stop codon), producing MLPTVDLAQTLGLAGVQTTQLVVEPPWRPAVLWDRVTLTCQGSGTAGATTWYKDRQRWWQEGQDRLTVAESGTYWCDRPGTGRSPTLTVLDDPLVLQVPARALLEGDTLTLRCRCRQENHLTRVRFYRKEKDLGSSLRRTKVSLSPLQLHHSGCYQCDGVVGSWQSRSAPVTVHGVPPSGVSLSAQPPGGQVALGDHLVLSCAVAVGTGPLTFSWHREGSGALLGTGPRLELHHVGDNDSGRYRCRVSDGNSVAESDTLNVTVLVPAANATISPGPLSHQMRAGDNMTLRCSVQVGLAPVTFTWLHNGQEVARGPLLELRDNDVGRSGTYQCVATNQLGQDGHRVFRALSPELALEVTSGSPWVTVVPVNVGRTLLFLLLLLVVIGGCHWWHRRATRKLQDRVPTGVPQPCPTSGSTSDQHGAVGTPRGTTGPRXLRXCAVTLRALGGTGGIDSPQGSLLPLHSTPQGSSFTLPVLREHTTFFPPIVRRAVREQLWWVRGMRPLSIHSKAGRRRRVQVLPGIAEPGTGDDGPCHKAQTLSLAGAQTTQLLVEPPWRPAVWWDRVTLTCQGFWTASATTWYKDGWRWGQEGPDCLTVTESGTYTCDRPGTGCSPAVRVLDGDGGVRCPQAGACRDPKGSGAIRYDRTLCPLEGLVLQVPARTVVEGDTVTLHCRSWQNNTVTFVSFYHEGKKLEELHDGTELSLSPLQQHHSSNYHCEGWPPGGQVALGDSLLLSCEVAMRTGPVSFSWHREGSGALLGTGSHLKLGHIGDNDSGQCWCRVSDRDSVAESDPLNVTVLAMAVNVGRTLLFLFLLLAVIGGCHLWYHQAFRKSQDRWGRGWT from the exons ATGTTACCCACAGTGGACCTTG cccagaccctcggcCTCGCTG GTGTCCAGACCACCCAGCTCGTGgtggagcccccctggaggccagcagtgctgtgggaccgggtgacactgacctgccagggctcggggactGCTGGTGCCACCACCTGGTACAAGGACAGGCAGCGCtggtggcaggagggacaggaccGCCTCACTGTCGCCGAGAGTGGCACCTACTGGTGTGACAGACCCGGCACTGGGCGCAGCCCCACCTTGACAGTCTTAGATG ACccactggtgctgcaggtgccagcgcgggcactgctggagggggacaccTTGACACTGCGCTGCCGGTGCCGGCAGGAAAACCATCTCACCAGGGTGCGATTTTACCGGAAGGAGAAGGATCTCGGGAGTTCCCTCAGGAGGACCAAGGTGTCCCTttcacctctgcagctgcaccacagcGGCTGCTACCAATGTGATGGCGTGGTAGGGTCTTGGCAGTCACGGTCAGCACCAGTGACAGTGCATG GGGTCCCGCCCTcgggggtgtccctgtcagcGCAGCCCCCTGGGGGAcaggtggcacttggggaccacctggtgctgagctgtgcgGTGGCCGTGGGGACAGGTCCTCTGACCTTCTCCTGGCACCGGGAGGGctcaggggcactgctgggaaccGGCCCCCGCCTGGAGCTGCACCACGTTGGGGACAATGACAGCGGCCGGTACAGGTGCCGGGTCAGTGATGGGAACAGCGTGGCCGAGAGTGACACCCTGAATGTCACCGTCCTGG TGCCCGcggccaatgccaccatcagCCCCggtcccctgtcacaccagaTGCGTGCGGGTGACAATATGACCCTGCgctgctcagtgcaggtgggcttagcccctgtcaccttcacctggctgcacaatgggcaggaggtggcccggggtcccctcctggagctcagggacaaCGATGTGGGACGTTCGGGCACATACCAGTGCgtggccaccaaccagctgggacaggacgggCACCGCGTGTTCCGGGCCCTCAGTCCAGAGTTGGCCCTGGAGGTGACGTCTGGCTCCCCCTGGGTCACAG tAGTGCCTGTGAATGTCGGGAGgaccctcctgttcctgctcctgctcctggttGTCATCGGGGGCTGTCACTGGTGGCACCGCCGGG CCACCAGGAAGCTCCAGGACAG GGTCCCCAcgggtgtcccccagccctgccccacctcAGGATCCACAAGTGACCAACACGGAGCTGTCGGGACCCCACGAGGGACAACGGGACCCC GACTACGATgatgtgctgtgacactgagggcactggggggcactgggggcatcGATTCCCCTCAGGggtctcttcttcctcttcacaGCACCCCACAGGGCTCCTCATTTACCCTTCCAGTGCTGAGGGAGCACACAACGTTTTTCCCTCCCATT GTGCGGAGGGCAgtgagagagcagctgtggtgggtGCGGGGCATGCGGCCACTGTCcatccacagcaaggcagggaggaggaggagggtccaG GTGCTCCCTGGGATTGCTGAGCCAGGAACTGGGGATGATGGCCCCTGCCACAAAG cccagaccctcagCCTTGCTG gtgcccagaccacccagctcctggtggagcccccctggaggCCGGCAGTGTGGTGGGaccgggtgacactgacctgccagggctttTGGACCGCCAGTGCCACCACCTGGTACAAGGACGGATGgcgctgggggcaggagggacctGACTGCCTCACTGTCACCGAGAGTGGCACCTACACCTGTGACAGACCTGGCACCGGGTGTAGCCCTGCTGTGAGAGTCTTAGATGGTGATGGGGGCGtcaggtgtccccaggctggcgCCTGCAGGGACCCCAAGGGCTCTGG TGCCATCAGGTACGACAGGACCCTTTGTCCCCTGgaggggctggtgctgcaggtgccagcacgGACGGTGGTGgagggggacacggtgacactgcACTGCCGGAGCTGGCAGAACAACACGGTCACCTTTGTGTCATTTTACCATGAGGGGAAGAAACTGGAGGAGCTCCATGATGGCaccgagctgtccctgtcccctctgcagcagcaccacagcagcaaCTACCACTGTGAGGGCTGG CCCCCCGGGGGACAGGTGGCACTCGGGGACAGCctcctgctgagctgtgagGTGGCCATGAGGACAGGTCCTGTGTCCTTCTCCTGGCACCGGGAGGGctcaggggcactgctgggcactggcTCCCACCTGAAGCTGGGACACATTGGGGACAATGACAGCGGCCAGTGCTGGTGCCGGgtcagtgacagggacagcgtGGCCGAGAGTGACCCCCTGAATGTCACTGTCCTCG CAATGGCTGTGAATGTTGGGAGGAccctcctgttcctgttcctgctcctggctgtcatcGGGGGCTGTCACTTGTGGTACCACCAGG CTTTCAGGAAATCCCAGGACAG GTGGGGGAGGGGCTGGACATGA